A window of the Tunturibacter empetritectus genome harbors these coding sequences:
- a CDS encoding DHA2 family efflux MFS transporter permease subunit, whose protein sequence is MAEQRWVPKHNPWLIALVVSMATFMEVLDTSVANVALPHIAGSLGASQDESTWVLTCYLVSNAVVLPLASYISTLIGRKRFYMSCVALFGISSLLCGLAPTLPLLLFFRVLQGVGGGGLGPSEQSILADTFEPAKRGQAFALYGMAVILAPTVGPTIGGWLTDNFDWRWIFFINLPVVVLSLFLTHKLVEDPPAIQKEVKEARSSHFRVDYIGFSLLALTFGTLEVVLDKGQEDDWFSSHLITTFVIVSAVAFIAVILWELYLARKKQRPILDLRLFSNRNFALSMGMMFVLGASLYAVNTLFSQFLQNLMGYTAEQSGLALASGGLATMICMVIVGAISSKVDPRKLAAFGFAVTAASLFYMSGMDLQMSFAHASSLKFFQGFGIAFLFIPISTMSYIGVPENKNNDVSGMTNLARNIGGSCGTSYLTTVYARHQQVHQHALIKNATNGNIFYLNRINTMTQQHMASGMSRMAAKQHAIQQFYQQLQAQAGVMSYIDIILFFAGACLLMIPVAFFMKRGVASSTAVMH, encoded by the coding sequence ATGGCAGAGCAACGTTGGGTACCAAAGCACAACCCATGGCTGATTGCGCTTGTCGTCAGCATGGCGACCTTTATGGAGGTGTTGGACACCTCGGTCGCGAATGTGGCGTTACCCCACATCGCTGGCTCTTTAGGTGCCAGCCAGGATGAATCGACCTGGGTGCTCACGTGCTATCTGGTGTCAAACGCTGTCGTTCTGCCGCTTGCCTCCTATATCTCGACGTTGATCGGCCGCAAACGCTTTTACATGTCCTGCGTTGCTCTGTTCGGCATCAGCTCTTTGCTTTGCGGTCTTGCGCCCACGCTTCCGCTCTTGTTGTTTTTCAGAGTGCTGCAAGGGGTCGGCGGTGGCGGGCTCGGTCCGTCGGAGCAGTCCATTCTCGCAGACACCTTTGAGCCGGCTAAGCGTGGGCAGGCGTTTGCCCTATACGGAATGGCGGTGATCCTGGCACCGACAGTAGGCCCCACGATCGGCGGCTGGCTGACGGACAACTTTGACTGGCGTTGGATCTTCTTCATCAACCTGCCCGTAGTTGTTCTGTCTCTCTTTTTGACGCACAAACTGGTCGAAGACCCACCTGCGATCCAGAAGGAAGTGAAAGAGGCTAGAAGCAGCCATTTCCGGGTGGACTATATCGGATTCAGCTTGCTGGCGCTCACCTTTGGAACCTTGGAGGTCGTGCTCGACAAAGGTCAGGAGGATGACTGGTTCAGCTCGCACTTGATTACTACGTTCGTCATCGTGTCGGCGGTGGCCTTCATCGCAGTAATTCTTTGGGAGCTTTATTTGGCTCGGAAGAAGCAACGGCCGATCCTCGACCTGAGACTCTTCTCCAATCGAAACTTTGCGTTGTCCATGGGAATGATGTTTGTTCTCGGCGCGTCACTCTATGCAGTCAACACGCTCTTTAGCCAGTTTCTGCAAAATTTGATGGGATACACCGCCGAGCAATCGGGACTGGCGCTGGCCAGCGGCGGCCTCGCAACCATGATCTGCATGGTCATTGTTGGGGCGATCTCCTCCAAGGTCGATCCGAGAAAGCTGGCAGCTTTTGGCTTTGCCGTCACGGCCGCAAGTCTCTTTTACATGAGCGGAATGGATCTGCAGATGAGCTTCGCCCACGCGAGCTCACTGAAGTTTTTCCAAGGCTTCGGCATCGCGTTCCTTTTCATTCCTATCAGCACGATGTCTTACATCGGGGTCCCTGAGAACAAGAACAACGATGTTTCAGGCATGACGAATCTTGCAAGAAATATAGGAGGGTCTTGTGGAACTTCCTATCTCACCACCGTATATGCGCGTCACCAGCAGGTGCATCAACATGCGCTGATCAAGAACGCGACCAACGGCAATATCTTTTATCTCAACCGTATCAACACGATGACGCAGCAGCACATGGCGAGCGGAATGTCGCGTATGGCCGCGAAACAGCATGCCATTCAGCAGTTCTATCAACAGTTGCAGGCGCAGGCAGGCGTCATGTCGTACATCGACATCATCTTGTTCTTCGCGGGTGCCTGTCTATTAATGATTCCCGTTGCGTTCTTCATGAAGAGGGGCGTTGCCAGCAGTACTGCAGTCATGCATTGA
- a CDS encoding TetR/AcrR family transcriptional regulator — protein sequence MQRKVHKSSEVSVSRRPKDSGTSVPPVSPTSDSRSNFLLDSAAELFLQKGFEATSVGEIAHRAHASKETFYNKFTNKNELFRAVIHRLTDRFASDIGLALGKNQEPRQALSSFGAILLGRLLSDEGIGLQNIVFMESRRFPEIASIFYELGPSRTLAVLAEYFDAQAKKGALRRMDSKLAASHFVGLLTSDMMMLRSLGLLGKPTPEEQAKRCRDAVEIFLRAYGQKD from the coding sequence ATGCAAAGAAAAGTTCACAAATCGTCCGAAGTCTCAGTCTCAAGACGCCCGAAGGATAGCGGCACATCCGTCCCGCCAGTGTCGCCAACCTCGGACTCACGATCCAATTTTCTTCTGGATAGCGCAGCGGAGTTGTTTCTTCAGAAGGGCTTCGAAGCTACAAGTGTGGGCGAAATTGCCCATCGCGCCCATGCCTCCAAAGAGACTTTCTACAATAAGTTCACAAATAAGAACGAATTGTTCCGAGCGGTGATCCACCGGCTCACAGATCGTTTTGCCAGCGACATTGGCTTAGCGCTGGGAAAGAATCAGGAGCCTCGGCAAGCTCTTTCGTCATTTGGCGCCATTCTTCTGGGGCGCTTGCTCTCAGATGAAGGAATAGGGCTTCAAAATATCGTATTCATGGAATCCCGGCGGTTTCCTGAAATCGCCTCAATCTTCTACGAGCTAGGTCCTAGCCGGACGCTTGCTGTATTGGCGGAGTATTTCGATGCCCAAGCCAAAAAAGGGGCTTTGCGCAGAATGGACTCCAAACTCGCCGCCTCCCACTTCGTGGGTCTTCTTACATCAGACATGATGATGCTTAGGTCCCTCGGGCTTTTAGGCAAGCCGACCCCCGAGGAGCAGGCGAAGCGCTGCCGCGATGCAGTCGAGATATTCTTGCGAGCCTACGGACAGAAAGACTGA
- a CDS encoding TolC family protein, producing the protein MKKHKFITRSRPIFATIALVSFTAVIAQAQGGSSSSSQSSKAQQVQLSGRSQGGASVSVQQSGSSSTSSSVNTINSTVQVQGNYAGSINAPMDGTGPVDLTFAQAIQLGLHYNLGGIASDASSRQLRAQRLSALSNLLPNIYATLAESAAKTDLQTSGISSSTFSSGSVGGGLSIPAVVGPYHYYSLEGNLSEQLSLTDLHNLKSANAAHAAAVLNMRDTREFVIVAVGGSYLRVLASIALVESQEVQVQYAQASYQQTAAQLQSGTKAEIDADKSLVELQTEQQRLSSQKGDLIKQKMQLARIIGINPGRDLHLAEKLSTDIPVSDGADASIGYALKHRVDLQAAGQQLQAAEEAYRASKSEYLPSFAVSGYYGLQGTNPNKGAGVFSASATLTVPIFNSGKTKSDVQQADAAVMQRKAEATDQRGVVEDDVRSALVDLQVASHQVQVAQSNRTLAKSTLQQSLDRYAAGVTNSVEVVQSQETLASAEHDYISSLYSLNLSKISLARAMGNAEETIPDMLKGN; encoded by the coding sequence ATGAAAAAGCACAAATTTATAACTCGTTCACGTCCGATCTTCGCAACGATTGCTCTAGTGTCTTTCACTGCGGTGATCGCGCAGGCACAAGGAGGATCTTCCTCTAGCTCTCAGAGTTCGAAAGCGCAGCAGGTGCAGCTATCGGGGCGAAGCCAGGGTGGCGCCAGCGTGTCGGTGCAGCAGTCAGGCTCCAGCAGCACAAGCTCGAGCGTCAACACGATCAACTCGACGGTACAGGTGCAAGGAAATTACGCCGGCAGCATCAATGCTCCAATGGATGGAACCGGGCCTGTCGATCTGACCTTTGCTCAGGCAATCCAGTTGGGCCTTCACTATAACCTCGGTGGTATCGCGTCGGACGCCTCTTCGAGACAACTACGCGCGCAACGGCTCAGCGCATTGAGCAATCTGCTTCCGAACATCTACGCCACTCTTGCGGAGAGTGCGGCAAAGACCGATCTTCAGACGTCGGGAATCTCTTCCTCGACTTTCAGCAGCGGCAGCGTCGGCGGGGGGCTATCCATACCGGCGGTTGTTGGCCCATATCACTATTACAGCCTTGAAGGAAACCTATCGGAGCAGCTAAGCCTCACCGATTTGCATAACCTCAAGTCTGCGAATGCGGCGCATGCGGCGGCAGTGCTCAATATGCGTGATACTCGCGAGTTCGTGATTGTCGCAGTAGGCGGATCGTATCTTCGCGTGCTTGCCTCGATCGCGCTGGTCGAGTCACAAGAGGTCCAAGTCCAGTATGCACAGGCCAGCTATCAGCAGACTGCGGCGCAACTCCAGTCCGGAACCAAGGCCGAGATCGACGCCGATAAGAGCCTCGTCGAGTTACAGACAGAGCAGCAGCGCCTCTCTTCGCAAAAGGGCGATCTGATCAAACAGAAGATGCAATTGGCCCGCATCATCGGCATCAATCCAGGCCGGGACCTGCACTTGGCGGAAAAGCTTTCGACAGACATCCCCGTTTCTGATGGTGCTGATGCTTCGATCGGGTACGCGTTGAAGCATCGGGTGGACCTGCAGGCAGCCGGACAGCAACTTCAGGCCGCAGAGGAGGCGTATCGAGCCTCGAAGTCGGAGTATCTTCCTTCCTTCGCCGTTAGCGGCTACTACGGCCTGCAAGGCACCAACCCTAACAAGGGCGCCGGGGTATTCTCCGCGTCGGCAACGCTGACGGTTCCTATCTTCAACAGCGGCAAGACTAAGTCCGATGTGCAGCAGGCCGATGCCGCGGTAATGCAACGGAAGGCTGAGGCGACCGATCAGCGCGGTGTGGTGGAAGACGATGTGCGCAGCGCGTTGGTCGATCTCCAGGTAGCGTCGCATCAAGTGCAGGTTGCGCAGAGTAATCGCACCTTGGCAAAGAGCACGTTGCAGCAGTCTTTGGACCGGTATGCAGCAGGCGTCACCAACTCTGTTGAAGTCGTTCAGTCGCAGGAGACCCTGGCCTCGGCAGAGCACGACTACATCAGCAGCCTTTACTCGCTCAATCTCAGCAAGATCAGCCTGGCCCGTGCCATGGGCAACGCAGAAGAAACTATCCCCGACATGCTGAAAGGAAACTAA
- a CDS encoding HlyD family secretion protein produces MPTQIEDDKGQASISLGDFEQNGEESKEQNATKEQKAPFDPAKHRRNIILGVVVVAILLIGSIVWWLYSGTYESTDDAQVDGHLNPIAARVDGTIRAVYIEDNQTVHAGQPLLDLDTKDAEVSVAQAQADYDQALEQRSAETPNLPIQQVSNETDVVNADSEVVNAEAALAGAQHDYDSDVAKLHQAEATNEKAQSDLRRYKQLVEKRELAQSDYDQYLASAKSDAANVDASAAAAASQGKLIDQRRAQLKEQEAKRTQTLRNAPRQVAIKNADNRMREASLESYGAKLEQAKLNLTYCHVVAPVDGIVLQRSAEVGGRITGGQQLLMIAQIDHPWIVANFKETQLHKMHPGQRVDIKVDALSKSFIGEVEAMAATTGDRASTLPAENATGNYVKVIQRLPVRIRFKDGQDGLDELRAGMSVEPKVHIE; encoded by the coding sequence ATGCCAACGCAAATTGAAGACGACAAGGGTCAAGCTTCTATCTCTCTAGGAGACTTTGAACAAAACGGTGAAGAGAGCAAGGAACAGAACGCGACTAAAGAACAAAAAGCTCCCTTCGACCCGGCAAAGCATCGACGGAACATCATCCTTGGTGTCGTCGTCGTTGCAATTCTTCTCATCGGAAGTATTGTCTGGTGGCTCTACTCAGGTACGTACGAGTCCACCGATGATGCCCAGGTTGACGGCCATCTGAACCCCATCGCAGCTCGTGTCGATGGAACCATTCGCGCCGTTTATATCGAAGACAATCAAACTGTCCATGCCGGCCAGCCTCTTCTTGATCTGGATACGAAAGATGCCGAGGTCAGCGTGGCTCAGGCTCAGGCCGACTACGACCAGGCGCTCGAGCAGCGCAGCGCCGAAACTCCCAACCTCCCAATTCAGCAGGTCAGCAACGAAACCGACGTTGTGAATGCCGACTCAGAGGTAGTCAATGCCGAAGCCGCGCTCGCAGGGGCACAACACGACTACGACTCCGACGTTGCGAAGTTGCACCAGGCGGAGGCAACCAACGAAAAGGCGCAATCCGATTTGCGTCGCTACAAACAGCTCGTCGAGAAGAGAGAGTTGGCGCAATCGGACTACGACCAGTATCTCGCCAGCGCGAAATCCGATGCGGCCAACGTCGATGCGTCTGCGGCCGCGGCCGCATCGCAGGGAAAGTTGATCGATCAGCGTCGCGCGCAGCTCAAAGAGCAGGAAGCCAAAAGAACCCAGACACTCCGCAATGCGCCTAGGCAAGTTGCGATCAAGAATGCTGACAATCGCATGAGAGAAGCAAGCCTGGAGTCATACGGAGCGAAGCTCGAACAGGCTAAATTGAACCTCACCTACTGTCACGTCGTGGCTCCTGTCGACGGTATCGTCCTACAGCGAAGCGCGGAGGTTGGGGGCAGAATCACCGGCGGCCAACAGCTTCTTATGATTGCTCAGATCGACCATCCTTGGATAGTCGCGAACTTCAAAGAGACGCAGCTGCACAAGATGCATCCTGGCCAACGAGTGGACATCAAGGTAGATGCTCTGAGCAAATCTTTTATTGGCGAAGTTGAAGCAATGGCCGCGACGACCGGGGATCGCGCCAGCACGTTGCCTGCGGAAAATGCAACTGGCAACTACGTCAAAGTGATTCAGCGTCTGCCTGTTCGCATCCGTTTCAAAGACGGCCAGGACGGGCTCGACGAACTGAGGGCGGGCATGTCGGTTGAACCAAAGGTTCATATCGAATGA